From a region of the Zingiber officinale cultivar Zhangliang chromosome 10B, Zo_v1.1, whole genome shotgun sequence genome:
- the LOC122030095 gene encoding tRNase Z TRZ2, chloroplastic-like: MLPSLSNSHLPPPKIAALDHPHAFPHRSLPITPASHAAEDDRFRALALKKSGFLSVIDRAMNEEEVYRRARAEVQRKGLEVEGYSIEGISVGGHETCVMVPSMNLSFDIGRCPAKAVHQDFLFITHAHLDHIGGLPMYLATRGLYNLKPPTVFVPPCIKDDVQKLLDVHRGMSQVELKLDLVALDVGETYEIRNDLVARPFRTHHVIPSQGYVIYSVRNKLRKQYAHLKGPQIKKLKDSGVEITDIILSPEVAFTGNLISFLIHESNADDPKILITQATFLDDENDIEHAREHGHLHLLEIMEHAKWFRNKAILLTHFSSRYKIEDIRKAIAKLQPKLSPKVVALTEGFRSAY, encoded by the exons ATGCTGCCATCCCTCAGCAATTCGCATCTCCCTCCTCCTAAGATCGCGGCTTTAGACCATCCGCATGCCTTCCCTCATCGCTCGCTTCCGATTACGCCCGCTTCCCACGCCGCCGAAGACGACCGCTTCCGCGCGCTAGCCTTGAAGAAGTCGGGTTTCCTCTCGGTAATTGATCGGGCGATGAACGAGGAAGAGGTGTATCGGAGGGCGAGAGCGGAGGTTCAGCGGAAGGGGTTGGAAGTGGAAGGTTACTCGATCGAGGGGATCTCCGTCGGCGGCCATGAGACGTGCGTCATGGTCCCTAGCATGAACCTTTCCTTTGACATTGGGAGATGCCCGGCCAAGGCTGTGCATCAGGATTTCTTGTTCATCACTCATGCTCACCTCGATCACATT GGTGGTCTTCCAATGTATTTAGCAACTCGTGGCCTTTACAACTTGAAACCTCCTACAGTATTTGTACCACCATGCATCAAAGATGATGTACAGAAGTTACTTGATGTTCATAGAGGGATGAGCCAAGTAGAATTGAAGCTTGATTTAGTTGCATTAGATGTGG GAGAGACATATGAGATACGCAATGATCTTGTTGCTAGACCATTCAGAACTCACCATGTTATTCCCAGCCAG GGATACGTCATTTATTCAGTGAGAAATAAGCTGAGAAAACAGTATGCTCACTTAAAAGGGCCCCAGATAAAAAAGCTGAAAGATTCTGGTGTTGAG ATCACAGATATTATATTGTCTCCGGAGGTTGCTTTCACAGGTAATCTGATTTCATTCTTGATCCATGAAAGTAATGCAGATGATCCCAAAATTCTAATAAC GCAGGCAACTTTCTTAGATGATGAAAATGATATTGAACATGCACGCGAACATGGCCACTTGCATTTGCTTGAG ATCATGGAGCATGCAAAGTGGTTTCGCAACAAGGCCATCCTGCTAACACACTTCTCATCTCGATACAAGATTGAG GATATTCGCAAAGCGATTGCCAAGTTACAACCAAAATTGTCTCCAAAAGTCGTCGCCCTCACGGAGGGTTTCCGATCTGCATATTAG